TGCTTCACCTTCTCCATCATCGCCTGTACCGCCCTCTCCTGCTCTGCCACACTCCTTTTACCCTCTTCTCTCTCTTCTGCCATATCCTATATTACCTCCTATCAACAACACTCATGGGACCATTTTTATAACCCTGCCAGCGAGTCCTCTCCACCATCACGTAATGCCCACCCTCTATCCTTATAGCCTTACCCTCAACGAGTGCGCGTGCTATCTTACGATGCGCTTCCGTTATGATACGATGGAAAGTGGGTTGAGAAATGCCCATCTGCGCTGCCGCACTCGCCTGGTCGAGTTGTAAAAAGTCCTTCAATCTTATACTTTCCAGCTCCTCCAGCTTCAATACCTCTTCTCCACACGTATATGCCCGGTCGCGGGGTTCAAAGTATAGAAAATTCGGCTGGAAGCCAATACATCTCCGCCTTCTTGCTCTTCGCATCTATAATTATAATATGTTGTGTATCATTTAATATCAAATAAATTCATCTTCTATCTGGTGCATGCATGAGTGATAGCGATATCCAGTTTCAATTGAAGGCGGTACTTAAATGCAGTAGCAGTCTGAATAATATAACGCTATCAGAGCTGAGCGATTTTATGCGTGAGTCCGCAGAACCTTTACTGAAACGTGGTGCGCCACCGGGATGTGGTGCAGAGATAGAGGAATGGAGCGTTTCGGGAGAGGAGTTAAAGCTGGATTTGAGCTCTGATAGATTTGTAAGGGCTCATGATGCTCTTACCAGATTGAAGAAGGAGTTCGGTAGATTCCTCGCTAAATACAGGATCGGGATAAGGGGCATAGAGATAGAGAGCTATAAGATAACTATGGGTTGGGAAGAGAGCATCAAATTGAAGCGATTACCTTTTGTGAGTGAGTTAAAGCATAATGACGGGCGTTTAACACTGTATCTCGATGTGGACTATGCAGCACTGGAGAAACGGATTCCTGATAGGTTATTAAGGCTACTGGATGAGAAAAAGACAATAGCGAGCTGGAAAGGCAAGAGTGAGCACTGGGAATTACTATTTGAGAGCAAGAAGAAGTCATTCCGGTTTGATAAAGACCCTACAGAGGAGATGGTGAAGCGAGGCTGGATAAGACATGCCGCAGGACGCGGTCAGTGGATTTACGGACCACAGATAACGAGAATTTTCAGAGCGTTCGAGCGCGTACTGATAGAAAAGGTATTGAAGCCTTTGGGTTATGAGGAGATGGTATTTCCGAAGCTGGTGCCATGGGAGGTCTGGAAGAGATCAGGGCATGCAAAGGGTATTTATCCTGAGGCTTATTACGTATGCGCACCGAAGACACGGGACCCTGAGTACTGGGAGGAGGTGATGGATTATTACAAAGTAACAAATGAAGTGCCTCTGGAGATGATAAAGGACCGAATAGAGCCCATAGGGGGGCTGTGTTATGCGCAATGCCCACCATTCTGGATATTTCTCATGGGTAAGACATTGCCAGATTCAATTCTGCCAATAAAGGTATTTGATAGGTCTGGTACTTCGCACAGATATGAAAGTGGTGGGCTTCATGGTATAGAACGGCTGGATGAGTTCCACAGGGTGGAGATTGTATGGATAGGGACAAAAGAGCAGGTGATAGAGCATGCTAACGAGCTACGTGAGCGTTATCGCCGTATATTCGCAGAGATACTGGATATAGAATGGCGGGAAGCGTGGGTGACACCCTGGTTCATGGCACAGGAGGGTATGGCGGGTCTGGCGGAGTTGAAGGAGGTGGGTACGGTAGATTTTGAGGCTATTCTGCCATACAGTGGCAAATGGCTGGAATTCCAGAATGTGAGTGTGAACGGTGACAAATATCCAAAAGGTTTCAGTGTGAAGCTGCAGAGTGGAAAAGAGTTGTGGTCGGGCTGTTCAGGTGTGGGTCTGGAACGATGGACTGCAGTTCTGCTTGCGCAGAAAGGCTTAGAACCTGAGCAATGGACGGAGGAGTTTAGACGAATAACGGGCAAGTTGCCCGAAGTGTTCAGGTTCCTGTGATGTATGTATATGTATGGCTGTGTATAGGGTAGGATAGTATAGGTATAGGTGTTAGTAAAGAAGATGACAGAGCTAACGCCGATGATGCGGCAATATTACAGGATAAAGGATAAGTACCGGGATGCGATCCTACTATTCCGTGTGGGTGATTTCTATGAGACTTTTGGTGAAGATGCAAGGATAGCATCCCGGGAATTGCAGATTGCATTAACCACAACAGGTCGTGGTAAGGGTGCAGCGGGACGAATACCAATGGCTGGGGTGCCTTTTCATGCTGTCACGCCATACATACGGCAGTTGATAAAGAAGGGCTACAAGGTGGCTATATGTGAGCAGATGGAGGACAGACAGAAACGGGGGACGGGGATAGAGAAGCGTGAGGTTGTGCGACTCATCACACCCGGGACGGTTATAGAGGATACACTTCTGGAGGAGCGTGCTTCTAATTATCTCATGTGCGTGAGTCGTGTAGAGGGCAAAGTAGGGATTGCCACGATAGACATATCAACCGGGGAGTTCTGGCTGACGGAACTGGAAGATGAATGCTCACTGGGGAATGAGATAGAGCGAGTGAGACCTGCGGAGATTGTGATACCAGAATCGCTATCATTGGATTGGGAATGCGAGGTGGGATGTGCAATATCGCGCTATGACGATTATTACTTCGAGTATAAGAACGCATATACGGCATTGATAAACCATTTTGGTGTTATATCGCTCGATGGTTTTGGTTGTGCCGGGCTAAAGGCTGGTATATCGGCTGCGGGGGCTGTTATATCTTACCTCAGGGATACACAGAAACGTATCCTGTCACATATAAAGCCGCTGAAGACTCTCTTCGTTTCCGATTATATGGTTGTGGACAGTGTAACGGTTCGTAATCTTGAGATATTCGCAAATATAAGGGATGGCACGCAAAGAGGCACGCTTATCAGTGTATTGGATAAAACGCTCACTGGTATGGGTTCTCGACTGCTGAAGAAGAGTTTGAGGTATCCTTTACTGGATGTGGACGAGATAAGGAGCAGACAGGACGTGATAAAGGAGTTCTTTGATGATATTCTACTCAGAGAGGCATTGAAGGACGCTTTCAGTGAGATATTCGATATTGAGCGGATAATAAGCCGTGTGGCGTATGGGAATGCAAAAGGCAGGGATTTGATATTGTTACGAAGGTCGTTAGAGCAGATAAATGCGATTCAGGATTTATTAAAGAAATGTCGTGCCAGAAGGCTAAAAGAAATCAGGAAGAGCTTAAAGGCAATGGACTTCTCTTCTGTTGTAGAGCTTGTGGAGCGTGCGATAGTGGAGGAGCCACCAGCGACGATAAAGGATGGTGGAGTGATAAAGGAGGGCTTCAATAAAGAACTGGATGAATTAAGAAGGATAAAGCACGAGGGCAGGCAATGGTTAGCGGACTTTGAGGAGCGTGAGAAAGCCCGAACAGGTATAAAATCGCTAAAAGTGGGTTATAATAAGGTCTTCGGGTATTACATAGAGGTGAGGAAATCACAGATTAAGAAGGTGCCACACACATATATAAGGAAACAGACGCTGACAGAAGCCGAGCGTTACATAACAGAGGAGTTGAAGGAGTATGAGGCGAAGGCATTGAGTGCCGATGAGCGAATAAAAGAGCTGGAATACGAACTTTTCGAGCAGATAAGGCTGAATGTC
This sequence is a window from Methanophagales archaeon. Protein-coding genes within it:
- the mutS gene encoding DNA mismatch repair protein MutS, which produces MLVKKMTELTPMMRQYYRIKDKYRDAILLFRVGDFYETFGEDARIASRELQIALTTTGRGKGAAGRIPMAGVPFHAVTPYIRQLIKKGYKVAICEQMEDRQKRGTGIEKREVVRLITPGTVIEDTLLEERASNYLMCVSRVEGKVGIATIDISTGEFWLTELEDECSLGNEIERVRPAEIVIPESLSLDWECEVGCAISRYDDYYFEYKNAYTALINHFGVISLDGFGCAGLKAGISAAGAVISYLRDTQKRILSHIKPLKTLFVSDYMVVDSVTVRNLEIFANIRDGTQRGTLISVLDKTLTGMGSRLLKKSLRYPLLDVDEIRSRQDVIKEFFDDILLREALKDAFSEIFDIERIISRVAYGNAKGRDLILLRRSLEQINAIQDLLKKCRARRLKEIRKSLKAMDFSSVVELVERAIVEEPPATIKDGGVIKEGFNKELDELRRIKHEGRQWLADFEEREKARTGIKSLKVGYNKVFGYYIEVRKSQIKKVPHTYIRKQTLTEAERYITEELKEYEAKALSADERIKELEYELFEQIRLNVAARSKDIQEAANLIAELDMLLALAEVAVENQYYCPEVVEGQELTIKEGRHPVVEQEVKEGFVPNDVHFNDPTRLMIITGPNMSGKSTYMRQTALIVLMAQIGAFVPAREARIGIVDRIFTRVGAYDDLSMGQSSFMVEMSETANILNNATERSLVILDEIGRGTSTLDGLSIAWAVAEYVHDEIKAKTMFATHFHELTSLADRLSGAKCYNVAIKESGDEIFFIRKVQEGKGTKSYGIQAAKLAGLPQAVIETAKSVLKRMEDEDKDKAPHETERRVEVRYVTKEHPVVEALRRLDIDKISPIEALNKLYELRKAVTDNN
- a CDS encoding DUF134 domain-containing protein, translating into MRRARRRRCIGFQPNFLYFEPRDRAYTCGEEVLKLEELESIRLKDFLQLDQASAAAQMGISQPTFHRIITEAHRKIARALVEGKAIRIEGGHYVMVERTRWQGYKNGPMSVVDRR
- a CDS encoding serine--tRNA ligase, which codes for MSDSDIQFQLKAVLKCSSSLNNITLSELSDFMRESAEPLLKRGAPPGCGAEIEEWSVSGEELKLDLSSDRFVRAHDALTRLKKEFGRFLAKYRIGIRGIEIESYKITMGWEESIKLKRLPFVSELKHNDGRLTLYLDVDYAALEKRIPDRLLRLLDEKKTIASWKGKSEHWELLFESKKKSFRFDKDPTEEMVKRGWIRHAAGRGQWIYGPQITRIFRAFERVLIEKVLKPLGYEEMVFPKLVPWEVWKRSGHAKGIYPEAYYVCAPKTRDPEYWEEVMDYYKVTNEVPLEMIKDRIEPIGGLCYAQCPPFWIFLMGKTLPDSILPIKVFDRSGTSHRYESGGLHGIERLDEFHRVEIVWIGTKEQVIEHANELRERYRRIFAEILDIEWREAWVTPWFMAQEGMAGLAELKEVGTVDFEAILPYSGKWLEFQNVSVNGDKYPKGFSVKLQSGKELWSGCSGVGLERWTAVLLAQKGLEPEQWTEEFRRITGKLPEVFRFL